A genome region from Maridesulfovibrio salexigens DSM 2638 includes the following:
- a CDS encoding type I restriction enzyme HsdR N-terminal domain-containing protein: MHEVSMGGTLRDYLSGEKIEETTYEEFRQALAKLLVEELGYPKDALKAKIDLCFEIEGEEMCRTMDLVIYDKEGLPILLVMFCAGDVGSYEREAVCAGKLFQGGPVPYVVISDSMDAFLLDAVSGKTLAHGMKSVPSYEELLKMTADYKREPLPAEKREKIERIFYTYTGFLQGTCCSESCSLPPKK; this comes from the coding sequence ATGCATGAAGTAAGTATGGGTGGAACATTACGCGATTACTTGAGTGGTGAAAAAATAGAAGAGACCACTTATGAGGAATTTCGTCAGGCGCTGGCAAAGCTGCTGGTGGAGGAGCTTGGCTATCCCAAGGATGCCCTGAAAGCAAAGATTGATCTTTGTTTTGAAATAGAAGGCGAGGAAATGTGCCGGACTATGGACCTCGTGATTTATGATAAAGAGGGCCTTCCTATTCTGCTGGTCATGTTTTGCGCTGGTGATGTAGGGAGCTATGAGCGTGAAGCTGTTTGTGCTGGCAAGCTGTTTCAGGGTGGTCCTGTCCCTTACGTCGTAATTTCCGATTCTATGGACGCGTTTCTATTGGATGCTGTCTCCGGAAAAACATTGGCTCATGGCATGAAGTCTGTGCCCAGTTACGAAGAACTGCTTAAAATGACTGCCGATTACAAACGTGAACCTCTTCCGGCTGAGAAACGGGAAAAGATTGAGCGTATTTTTTATACCTACACCGGATTTCTTCAGGGTACCTGTTGCAGCGAATCCTGCTCATTACCTCCGAAAAAATAA
- a CDS encoding alpha/beta fold hydrolase encodes MSKTRLAILFSIILIMLSTPGLAESVSIPFKNSTLHYTDTGKGERSLVLIHGWACDTSFWNPQITELSKTMRVIAIDLPGHGKSSLTKGPYMQKTFAEAVATVMDSAGIKSATLGGHSMGASVIRWVAHLYPKKVNGLIIIDGALLPYPKTEAELEFWDKEIEQGFRKGFTGPDSEKYTVDFIDSLHGKMTPENLKVDIKHKMMATPAKVRTSSMINFLVKETWNLPQQELPTMAVYAMSPDSPPNLNEMLESMFKGVEYTLFYGPGHFLMLERPQEINCMIRGFMKRHGLL; translated from the coding sequence ATGTCTAAGACAAGACTGGCTATATTATTCTCAATTATTCTAATTATGCTTTCGACACCCGGCCTTGCCGAGTCCGTTAGCATTCCTTTCAAAAATTCGACACTTCACTACACAGACACAGGCAAAGGCGAAAGAAGCCTAGTGCTGATACACGGATGGGCTTGTGATACGAGCTTCTGGAATCCCCAGATTACCGAATTATCCAAAACCATGCGCGTTATCGCCATAGACCTTCCAGGACATGGGAAAAGTAGCCTAACTAAAGGACCTTATATGCAAAAAACATTCGCCGAAGCTGTTGCGACTGTTATGGACTCCGCAGGCATAAAATCCGCAACTCTAGGTGGACATAGTATGGGGGCTTCGGTCATCCGCTGGGTTGCCCATCTCTATCCCAAAAAAGTAAATGGCCTGATCATAATTGACGGAGCCTTACTTCCTTATCCGAAGACTGAAGCAGAACTTGAATTCTGGGACAAAGAAATTGAACAGGGTTTTCGCAAAGGATTTACCGGTCCTGACTCAGAAAAATACACAGTCGATTTCATAGATTCACTGCACGGCAAAATGACCCCAGAGAACCTGAAGGTAGACATAAAACACAAGATGATGGCAACACCTGCAAAAGTTCGAACCTCGTCCATGATCAATTTTCTGGTCAAAGAAACTTGGAACCTACCCCAGCAGGAACTGCCGACTATGGCTGTCTATGCCATGTCTCCGGACTCCCCGCCAAATCTGAATGAAATGTTGGAATCCATGTTCAAAGGAGTCGAATACACCCTTTTCTATGGTCCCGGACATTTCCTGATGCTTGAACGGCCGCAGGAGATTAACTGTATGATCCGAGGCTTCATGAAGCGTCATGGACTACTTTAA